The Salmo trutta chromosome 6, fSalTru1.1, whole genome shotgun sequence genome has a window encoding:
- the LOC115195180 gene encoding gamma-crystallin S-1-like, producing the protein MEKITFYEDRNYQGQYYECDSDSSDLHTFLSRCNSVRVEGGFWVVYERPNYMGFQYVLTPGEYPDYQRWMGFNDTVRSCRIVRNVGNSWRMKLWEKPNFEGQSMEVADNMPSFQERWHSREVNSCKVFEGAWVFFEHPNYRGRQYLLERGEYRRHTEWGGVQANVGSIRCVK; encoded by the exons ATGGAAAAG ATCACCTTCTACGAGGACCGGAACTACCAGGGACAGTACTATGAGTGCGACAGTGACTCCAGCGACCTGCACACCTTCCTCAGCCGCTGTAACTCAGTCAGGGTGGAGGGGGGATTCTGGGTGGTGTACGAGAGGCCCAACTACATGGGCTTCCAGTATGTGCTGACCCCTGGAGAGTACCCTGACTACCAGCGCTGGATGGGCTTTAATGACACCGTCAGGTCCTGTCGCATCGTTAGGAAT GTGGGCAACTCGTGGAGAATGAAGCTGTGGGAGAAGCCTAACTTTGAGGGccagagcatggaggtggcagACAACATGCCCTCCTTCCAGGAGCGCTGGCACAGCCGCGAGGTGAACTCCTGCAAGGTGTTCGAAGGCGCCTGGGTTTTCTTTGAGCATCCCAACTACAGGGGGCGCCAGTACCTGCTGGAGAGGGGAGAGTACAGACGCCACACCGAGTGGGGGGGCGTGCAAGCCAACGTAGGCTCCATCCGCTGTGTCAAGTAG
- the LOC115195242 gene encoding gamma-crystallin S-1-like produces the protein MDRMQGKIFFYEDRNFQGLHYECSSDCPELSSHFSRCNSIRVESGAWVVYEKPNYMGSQYILTRGEYPDYQRWMGYNDTIRSCRIIRHTTGMHRIRVYERPDFAGQMIEFSEDSPNLSERFRHREVHSANVLDGAWVFYEHPNYRGHQHLLERGEYRRHTEWGGMQANVGSLRRVQDF, from the exons ATGGACCGCATGCAGGGGAAG ATCTTCTTCTATGAGGACCGGAACTTTCAGGGCCTCCACTATGAGTGCAGCAGCGACTGCCCCGAACTGAGCTCTCATTTCAGCCGCTGCAACTCCATCAGGGTGGAGAGTGGTGCCTGGGTGGTCTACGAGAAACCCAACTACATGGGCTCTCAGTACATCCTGACCAGGGGAGAGTACCCCGACTACCAGCGCTGGATGGGCTACAACGACACTATCAGGTCCTGCCGGATTATCAGACAT ACCACTGGCATGCACAGGATCCGCGTGTACGAGCGCCCCGACTTTGCCGGTCAGATGATTGAGTTCAGTGAGGACAGCCCCAACTTGTCTGAGCGTTTCCGACACCGCGAGGTGCACTCTGCCAACGTGCTGGACGGCGCCTGGGTCTTCTACGAGCACCCCAACTACAGGGGGCACCAGCACCTGCTGGAAAGGGGCGAGTACAGACGCCACACCGAGTGGGGGGGCATGCAGGCCAACGTGGGCTCCCTCCGCCGCGTCCAGGACTTTTAG